Proteins from a single region of Artemia franciscana chromosome 2, ASM3288406v1, whole genome shotgun sequence:
- the LOC136041300 gene encoding uncharacterized protein LOC136041300 yields MSKALDYDIEMSEDEKEGERNFFKKVEDFDNLVGLLKEKLVSIGRSQKVQILTLVPEFQVTKYMVKQARKLKREKGILAIPDPKKGNTLSENTVKLVTDFYQSDENSRVLPGAKDKVSIKKNIYMQKRPILSNLRELYSCFKWECPDLKIGFSKFCSIRPKWCVLAGSAGTHTVCVCSTQQNVKLLLDAVKIEESYKDLIKMLVCNVENSECMLRHCDNCPSDDALIEYLTAKLSEDYDLEEEIITSQWVNTDRTEMVKQSISVEGFISLLSKSVENLIPHSYITKSQSKTFKKLKEDPPLNTAIVVMDFSENYSYTIQNEIQSYHWNRGGCTIHPIGLYLTKDDKVLISNHCFISDDLQHDTCFVNYVQKEISKWLKENHPEINQVHYFTDGCAGQCKNRNSFKNLTNHHEDFGM; encoded by the coding sequence atgtccaaaGCTCTAGATTATGACATTGAAATGTCAGAAGACGAAAAAGAAGgcgaaagaaattttttcaaaaaagtagaagattttgataatctcGTGggccttttaaaagaaaaacttgtgtCTATTGGGAGATCCCAAAAAGTCCAGATTCTGACTTTGGTGCCAGAATTTCAGGTGACCAAATATATGGTAAAACAAGCAAGAAAACTAAAACGAGAGAAAGGTATCCTAGCTATCCCTGACCCTAAAAAAGGTAACACACTCTCCGAAAACACAGTTAAACTTGTGACAGACTTTTACCAAAGTGATGAGAATTCAAGAGTTTTACCCGGAGCAAAAGATAAAgtgagcattaaaaaaaatatttatatgcaaaaaagACCTATTCTCAGTAATTTGAGAGAGCTTTactcttgttttaaatgggAATGCCCCGACTTGAAAATAGGTTTCTCGAAATTTTGCAGTATAAGACCAAAGTGGTGTGTCCTTGCTGGGTCAGCAGGTACCCATACAGTATGTGTATGCAGCACACAACAGAACGTGAAATTGTTACTAGATGctgtaaaaattgaagaaagttACAAAGATTTGATCAAGATGTTGGTTTGCAATGTTGAAAACAGTGAGTGTATGCTACGCCATTGTGACAACTGTCCGTCTGATGATGCCCTGATTGAATACTTAACTGCAAAATTGAGTGAAGATTATGatttagaagaagaaataattaCAAGCCAATGGGTTAATACTGACAGGACAGAAATGGTTAAGCAATCAATCAGCGTTGAAGGCTTTATTTCTTTACTGAGCAAATCTGTAGAAAACCTAATCCCACATTCATATATTACAAAATCACagtctaaaactttcaaaaaactgaaagaagatCCGCCTTTAAATACAGCAATTGTAGTAATGGATTTCagtgaaaattattcttacacCATTCAAAATGAAATCCAAAGTTATCACTGGAACAGAGGTGGATGCACAATTCATCCTATTGGACTCTACTTGACAAAGGAtgataaagttttaatttccaaccATTGTTTCATAAGTGATGATTTACAACATGACACTTGCTTTGTGAATTAcgtacaaaaagaaatttcgaaATGGCTGAAAGAAAATCATCCCGAAATAAACCAAGTTCATTATTTCACTGACGGCTGTGCTGGTCaatgcaaaaatagaaatagtttcaaaaacctAACAAACCATCATGAAGACTTTGGAATGTAA